One genomic window of Borreliella burgdorferi B31 includes the following:
- a CDS encoding flagellar motor switch protein FliG: protein MQDPRLSKYKNAKNLSKKTVEEIDTLSLNKNFSDSEIQGSMLRSWISLIKGNKNKTPVEPKSNNINELKPGFIRKESKVTKIAKYFLAIGLEKSAKIMSELDDSDIILITREISKISYIAPEEKEHIIKEFEELLRNQKRYVKVDDNFAYELLNKTLGKSKAKSIYKKVTGNDIFIPFDYLSQIEHEQLWALIKDENIKTLVILYNYLNKDQKKYVFSMLEEEDRRKFVKDLVKPRQLSMETIEAISNKLKDRFKMQGNLKTDKLDGSKILVDILSYMDFNEEKNLLNNINMRDLNPVVDSEIREKIFDINVILRIMDNDLHNILREFTDKEIAIIIKDKADEVRDKMLSNVSKRRKEIILDEEAFLGKISKKDLKTMTTAFVNYIKNLTLKGDLIIYRKNEEFI, encoded by the coding sequence ATGCAGGATCCTAGGCTTTCCAAGTATAAAAATGCTAAAAATTTAAGCAAAAAAACCGTTGAAGAAATTGATACTTTAAGTTTAAATAAAAATTTTTCCGATTCAGAGATTCAAGGCTCTATGCTTAGATCTTGGATAAGCCTTATTAAAGGAAATAAAAATAAAACACCTGTCGAGCCTAAATCCAACAATATTAATGAGTTAAAGCCAGGGTTTATTCGCAAAGAGAGTAAGGTCACAAAGATTGCAAAATATTTTTTGGCTATTGGACTTGAAAAATCTGCTAAGATTATGTCTGAGCTTGATGATTCGGATATAATCTTAATTACCAGAGAAATTTCAAAGATTAGCTATATTGCTCCAGAAGAAAAAGAGCATATTATTAAAGAATTTGAAGAGTTACTAAGAAATCAAAAAAGGTATGTTAAGGTTGATGATAACTTTGCTTATGAGTTATTAAATAAAACGTTAGGAAAATCTAAGGCAAAATCAATTTATAAAAAAGTTACTGGTAATGATATTTTTATTCCTTTTGATTATTTGTCTCAAATTGAGCATGAACAACTTTGGGCATTAATTAAGGATGAGAATATTAAAACGCTTGTTATATTATATAATTATTTAAATAAAGATCAAAAAAAATATGTTTTTTCAATGCTAGAAGAAGAAGATAGAAGAAAATTTGTAAAAGATCTTGTCAAACCAAGGCAATTGAGCATGGAGACAATAGAGGCAATTTCAAATAAGCTTAAGGATAGATTTAAGATGCAGGGGAATCTTAAGACAGATAAACTTGATGGATCTAAGATACTTGTTGATATTTTAAGCTATATGGATTTTAATGAAGAGAAAAATTTGCTTAATAATATTAATATGCGGGATTTAAATCCTGTTGTGGACAGTGAAATTCGAGAAAAAATATTTGATATCAATGTAATATTGAGAATAATGGATAATGACCTTCATAATATTTTAAGAGAGTTTACAGACAAAGAGATTGCAATTATTATTAAGGATAAAGCTGATGAGGTTAGAGATAAAATGCTTTCAAATGTTTCAAAAAGGCGCAAAGAAATCATTTTAGACGAAGAAGCTTTTTTAGGAAAAATAAGTAAAAAAGATTTAAAAACTATGACAACAGCTTTTGTTAATTATATTAAAAATTTAACTTTAAAAGGCGATTTAATAATATATAGAAAAAATGAGGAATTTATTTAA
- a CDS encoding SIMPL domain-containing protein translates to MYIALITNTIDIEKMKTVEKNIIEFYNQGLPISSNRDLRYYLNRINDTNFQILAGSIRNAELSALEFTRHFGSKLDKIKNANQEYFKFFLVDIIFGNPKLYPKEILRIASTIYYYLD, encoded by the coding sequence ATGTATATTGCTTTAATTACCAATACAATTGATATTGAAAAAATGAAAACAGTAGAAAAAAATATTATTGAGTTTTATAATCAAGGCTTGCCAATTAGCAGTAATAGAGATTTAAGATATTATTTAAATAGAATTAATGATACAAATTTTCAAATTCTAGCAGGTTCAATAAGAAATGCAGAACTTTCTGCTTTAGAATTTACGAGACATTTTGGTTCCAAATTAGATAAAATTAAAAATGCAAATCAAGAATACTTTAAATTTTTTCTAGTTGATATAATCTTTGGCAACCCAAAGCTTTATCCTAAAGAAATATTAAGGATTGCTTCAACTATTTATTATTATTTAGATTAA
- the dusA gene encoding tRNA dihydrouridine(20/20a) synthase DusA yields MLMNRKISIAPMVNITDEHFRYLIRLLSKKVTLYTPMISAKSIIMGDVKKIVKQNPLESPIAIQIATNSKNDALKAIQILEKHFNFDEYNLNVGCPSLKIQNANCGACLMGNANQVGEILKTMKENTNKPISIKHRLGIRPLSSDYKNESYSEVKNFVKIISDFGIKNFIVHARIAILKGFSPKNNRNIPKLRHEFVYKLKKENKNLFIEINGGINNSEQIKKHLSFVDSVMIGRSAFENPYFIANASREFLNETDEILTRKDILMQMVEYIKEYENYLSINILFKHLMGIVFSKEGAKKFRQNLTAPFPKNLKKHEILLKAIETLPEKILNSNS; encoded by the coding sequence ATGTTAATGAATCGAAAAATATCAATAGCCCCAATGGTAAACATTACAGACGAGCATTTCAGATATTTAATAAGACTTTTATCAAAAAAAGTTACATTATATACCCCAATGATTTCTGCAAAGTCAATAATTATGGGTGATGTAAAAAAAATTGTAAAGCAAAACCCCTTAGAATCTCCAATTGCAATTCAAATAGCAACAAACTCCAAAAATGATGCCCTTAAAGCTATTCAAATTCTTGAAAAACACTTTAATTTTGACGAATACAATCTTAATGTTGGATGCCCATCTCTAAAAATCCAAAATGCAAATTGTGGAGCTTGTCTAATGGGCAATGCTAATCAAGTAGGTGAAATTTTAAAAACGATGAAAGAAAACACAAATAAGCCTATTTCAATTAAACATAGATTGGGTATAAGGCCTTTATCTAGTGATTACAAAAATGAAAGTTATTCTGAGGTAAAAAACTTTGTCAAAATAATCTCAGATTTTGGTATCAAAAATTTTATTGTACATGCAAGGATTGCAATATTAAAAGGATTTTCTCCTAAAAATAATAGGAATATTCCAAAATTAAGACATGAATTTGTATATAAGCTGAAAAAAGAGAATAAAAATTTGTTTATCGAGATAAATGGGGGAATCAATAACTCAGAGCAAATTAAAAAACACCTATCTTTTGTTGATTCTGTCATGATTGGGAGAAGTGCGTTTGAAAATCCATACTTTATTGCAAACGCCTCAAGAGAATTTTTAAACGAAACTGATGAAATTCTTACAAGAAAAGATATATTGATGCAAATGGTAGAATACATTAAAGAATACGAAAATTATTTGTCGATCAATATATTATTCAAGCATCTTATGGGAATAGTATTCTCCAAAGAAGGAGCTAAAAAATTTAGACAAAATTTAACAGCACCATTTCCAAAAAACTTAAAAAAGCATGAAATATTGCTAAAAGCTATAGAAACATTGCCAGAAAAAATACTAAATTCTAATTCTTAA
- a CDS encoding ZIP family metal transporter: MIKSILDYLLTLHPVLLGLLGSTFTWFTTAFGAAAVFFFRKVDNKIMDAMLGFSAGIMIAASFFSLIQPAIERAEELGYITWVPAVFGFLVGAFFIYIVDVFVPDLDKLTFIDEDLTKHGKKDFLLFTAVTLHNFPEGLAVGVAFGALASNPDIQTLVGAMLLTLGIGIQNIPEGAAISLPLRRGNVALAKCFNYGQMSGLVEIVGGLMGAYAVYSFTRILPFALAFSAGAMIYVSIEQLIPEAKRKDIDNKVPSIFGVIGFTLMMFLDVSLG; this comes from the coding sequence ATGATAAAATCAATTTTAGATTATTTATTAACTTTGCATCCTGTATTATTGGGACTTTTAGGTTCTACTTTCACTTGGTTTACTACAGCTTTTGGAGCAGCAGCAGTTTTTTTCTTTAGAAAGGTAGATAATAAAATAATGGACGCTATGCTTGGTTTTTCAGCTGGCATTATGATAGCGGCCAGTTTTTTTTCGCTTATTCAGCCTGCTATAGAAAGAGCTGAAGAGCTTGGATACATTACTTGGGTGCCGGCTGTTTTTGGATTTCTTGTTGGGGCATTTTTTATATATATTGTAGATGTATTTGTTCCAGATCTGGATAAACTTACTTTTATTGATGAAGACTTAACTAAACATGGTAAAAAAGATTTTTTACTCTTTACTGCTGTTACTTTACATAATTTTCCAGAAGGATTGGCTGTTGGAGTTGCTTTTGGAGCCTTGGCGTCTAATCCAGATATTCAAACTTTAGTTGGGGCTATGCTTCTTACGCTTGGTATTGGTATTCAAAATATTCCCGAAGGAGCAGCTATTTCTCTGCCTTTAAGAAGAGGTAATGTTGCTTTGGCAAAATGCTTTAACTATGGCCAAATGTCAGGATTGGTAGAAATTGTGGGGGGGCTTATGGGTGCTTATGCGGTTTATTCTTTTACTCGAATTTTACCTTTTGCTTTGGCTTTTTCTGCAGGAGCTATGATTTATGTGTCAATTGAACAATTAATACCTGAAGCTAAGAGAAAAGACATTGACAATAAAGTGCCAAGTATATTTGGTGTTATTGGTTTTACATTAATGATGTTTCTCGATGTTTCACTAGGTTAA
- a CDS encoding 6-phosphogluconolactonase — MEFLYSDEENYLKDRFFDFFNMNVDKDKYTSIGICGGRSIVNFLSVFLKQNFSFRRSHFFLVDERCVPLNDENSNYNLLNKNFFSKMVDKNLISISKFHAFVYSEIDEATAIHDYNIEFNSRFNIFDFIIVSVGEDGHIASLFPSRKLLFSDVEGYQYEYNSPKFPSKRISLTPKSLFGSKAVVLLFMGVDKKCALENFLASNSSINECPARLLKEHPNLLVLTNIKRDESYAGS; from the coding sequence ATGGAGTTTTTATATTCTGATGAAGAGAATTATTTAAAAGATAGATTTTTTGATTTTTTTAATATGAATGTAGATAAAGATAAATATACAAGTATTGGAATTTGTGGTGGTCGAAGTATAGTTAACTTTTTAAGCGTTTTTCTTAAACAAAATTTTTCTTTTAGAAGATCGCATTTTTTTTTAGTTGATGAACGGTGTGTTCCATTAAATGATGAGAATAGTAATTATAATCTTTTAAATAAAAATTTTTTTTCTAAAATGGTTGATAAAAATTTAATAAGCATTTCCAAATTTCATGCTTTTGTTTATAGCGAAATAGACGAAGCCACAGCTATTCATGACTATAATATTGAATTTAATTCTAGGTTTAATATTTTTGATTTTATTATAGTTTCTGTTGGTGAGGATGGCCACATAGCATCGCTTTTTCCTTCAAGAAAATTGTTGTTTTCAGATGTAGAAGGTTATCAGTATGAATACAATTCTCCCAAATTCCCAAGCAAAAGAATAAGCTTAACGCCGAAATCTTTGTTTGGTTCAAAAGCTGTTGTTTTGTTATTTATGGGTGTTGATAAAAAGTGTGCTTTAGAAAATTTTTTAGCTTCTAATAGTTCTATTAATGAATGTCCAGCCAGACTTCTCAAAGAGCATCCCAATTTACTAGTTCTTACAAACATTAAAAGAGATGAAAGTTATGCAGGATCCTAG
- the pstB gene encoding phosphate ABC transporter ATP-binding protein PstB, translating into MIKEKDTPKNEVIIETENLNLFYTDFKALNKINMKILKNSITALIGPSGCGKSTFLRTLNRMNDLVEGIKIEGNVIYEGKNIYSNNFDILELRRKIGMVFQTPNPFLMSIYDNISYGPKIHGTKDKKKLDEIVEQSLKKSALWNEVKDKLHTNALSLSGGQQQRLCIARTLAIEPNVILMDEPTSALDPISTGKIEELIINLKESYTIIIVTHNMQQAGRISDRTAFFLNGCIEEESSTDELFFNPKNTKTEEYISGKFG; encoded by the coding sequence GATAAAAGAAAAAGATACACCAAAAAATGAAGTTATAATAGAAACGGAAAATCTGAATCTATTTTATACAGACTTTAAAGCTTTAAATAAAATAAACATGAAAATACTGAAAAATAGTATTACCGCCTTAATAGGCCCATCTGGCTGTGGTAAATCAACATTCTTAAGAACTCTCAACAGAATGAACGATCTTGTTGAAGGCATTAAAATAGAAGGCAATGTAATATATGAGGGAAAAAACATTTATTCAAATAATTTCGATATCCTGGAGCTTAGAAGAAAAATAGGAATGGTATTCCAAACCCCTAACCCATTTTTAATGTCTATCTATGATAATATAAGCTATGGTCCAAAAATACATGGAACAAAAGATAAAAAAAAACTAGACGAAATAGTAGAGCAATCACTAAAAAAATCTGCACTCTGGAATGAGGTCAAAGACAAACTTCATACAAACGCCTTAAGTCTCTCAGGAGGCCAGCAGCAAAGGCTCTGTATTGCAAGAACTCTCGCAATAGAGCCAAATGTAATACTGATGGACGAACCTACCTCTGCTCTCGATCCAATATCAACAGGCAAAATTGAAGAGTTAATAATAAACTTAAAAGAAAGTTACACAATAATCATTGTAACTCACAACATGCAACAAGCCGGAAGAATATCTGATAGAACCGCATTTTTCCTTAATGGATGCATTGAAGAAGAAAGTTCAACTGATGAATTATTCTTCAATCCTAAAAATACTAAAACTGAAGAATATATCAGCGGAAAATTTGGATAA
- a CDS encoding alanine--tRNA ligase, which produces MTLNKLRKKYIDFFKSKKHFEIMGKSLVPENDPTVLFNTAGMQPLIPYLLGEVHPSGDMLVNVQKCLRTGDIDEVGDLSHLTFFEMLGNWSLGAYFKEYSVKCSFEFLTSSDYLNIPKDSLYVSVFEGDQEIPRDTETAKVWESLGISKDRIHYLSKDHNFWGPVGSKGPCGPDTEIYVDTGKSKCSLDCNITCSCGKYFEIWNNVFMQYNKDENGNYIELGRKCVDTGMGLERTIAFLQGKSSVYDTDAFMPIIKRIEYISGKIYGQKEDDDRCIRIISDHVKAACFILADSSVVFPSNLGQGYVLRRLIRRSIRYAKKLGIKSHFLADLVDSVEAIYRSFYNELTEKKDFIKKELSKEEEKFFKTLSQGEQEFIKITRNLPSKTIPGDIAFKLYDTYGFPYEVTEELAIEYGFNVDKLGFNEHFKKHQKTSKKGGDKVFKGGLADYTYETTKLHTATHLLHKALQLVLGDHVRQKGSNITAERLRFDFVHSEKMTDDEIKKVEEIVNLQIKNSLSVKKIIMELSEAREKGAMALFGEKYDDLVSVYEIDGFSLEVCGGPHVENTNELGTFKIQKEQSSSSGIRRIKAILIDE; this is translated from the coding sequence ATGACACTTAATAAGTTGCGTAAAAAATATATTGATTTTTTTAAATCAAAAAAACATTTTGAAATAATGGGGAAATCATTAGTTCCTGAAAATGATCCTACAGTTCTTTTTAATACAGCTGGCATGCAGCCCCTTATCCCGTATCTTCTTGGAGAAGTGCATCCATCAGGAGATATGCTTGTTAATGTTCAAAAGTGCCTAAGAACAGGCGACATTGATGAGGTTGGAGATTTAAGCCATTTAACTTTTTTTGAAATGCTTGGAAATTGGTCTCTTGGAGCTTATTTCAAAGAGTATTCTGTAAAGTGTAGTTTTGAATTTTTGACATCTTCTGATTATTTAAATATTCCAAAAGACAGTCTTTATGTGAGCGTATTTGAAGGCGATCAAGAGATTCCGCGCGATACAGAGACTGCTAAAGTTTGGGAAAGCTTGGGTATTTCCAAAGATAGAATACATTATCTTTCTAAGGATCATAATTTTTGGGGGCCTGTTGGATCTAAAGGGCCTTGTGGGCCAGATACTGAAATATATGTGGATACTGGAAAGTCTAAGTGTTCTCTTGACTGTAATATTACGTGTTCTTGTGGTAAGTATTTTGAAATTTGGAATAATGTTTTTATGCAATACAATAAAGATGAAAATGGTAATTACATAGAATTGGGTCGAAAATGCGTTGATACGGGAATGGGACTTGAGAGGACAATTGCTTTTTTGCAGGGCAAATCTTCAGTTTATGATACAGATGCATTCATGCCTATAATAAAGAGAATAGAATATATTTCTGGTAAAATTTATGGACAAAAAGAAGATGATGATAGATGTATTAGAATAATTTCTGATCATGTTAAAGCTGCTTGCTTTATTCTTGCTGATAGTTCTGTTGTTTTTCCCTCCAATTTGGGGCAAGGATATGTTTTAAGAAGACTAATAAGGCGATCTATCAGATATGCAAAGAAACTTGGGATAAAATCCCATTTTTTAGCTGATCTTGTTGATTCTGTAGAAGCTATTTATAGATCTTTTTATAATGAGCTAACAGAAAAAAAAGATTTTATCAAAAAGGAATTAAGCAAAGAAGAAGAAAAGTTTTTTAAAACTTTATCTCAAGGAGAGCAAGAATTTATTAAAATAACAAGAAATTTGCCTTCCAAGACTATTCCTGGTGATATTGCTTTTAAACTATACGATACTTATGGTTTTCCATACGAAGTAACAGAAGAGCTTGCTATTGAATATGGCTTTAATGTTGATAAGTTGGGTTTTAATGAGCATTTTAAAAAGCATCAAAAAACTTCAAAGAAAGGGGGTGACAAAGTTTTTAAAGGAGGGCTTGCCGATTATACTTATGAGACCACTAAACTACATACAGCGACCCATTTACTGCATAAGGCACTTCAATTAGTACTAGGCGATCATGTTAGACAAAAAGGAAGCAATATTACTGCTGAGCGATTAAGGTTTGATTTTGTTCATTCTGAAAAGATGACGGATGATGAGATAAAAAAAGTTGAAGAGATTGTTAATTTACAGATAAAAAATTCTTTGTCTGTAAAAAAAATTATAATGGAATTAAGTGAAGCTCGAGAAAAAGGTGCTATGGCTCTTTTTGGAGAAAAATATGACGATTTGGTGAGCGTTTATGAGATAGATGGATTTTCGCTTGAAGTTTGTGGAGGCCCTCATGTAGAGAATACCAATGAACTTGGTACTTTTAAAATACAAAAAGAACAATCCTCATCTTCAGGTATAAGAAGAATAAAAGCTATTTTGATTGATGAGTAA
- a CDS encoding SIMPL domain-containing protein: MPGRKDLFFLILFLSFSIIISCRVKGIVIKNGNCIKAKGISEKEILLASVSCNLHYDLNSDSINDGIKANNLNLSKIKAFLLNMYVYCFNYQYN, from the coding sequence ATGCCTGGAAGAAAGGATTTATTTTTTTTAATACTTTTTCTGTCATTTTCAATTATAATTTCTTGCAGAGTAAAAGGAATTGTCATTAAAAATGGCAATTGTATTAAGGCTAAGGGCATAAGCGAAAAAGAAATCCTTTTGGCATCTGTAAGTTGTAATTTGCATTATGACTTGAATAGTGATTCGATTAATGACGGCATTAAAGCAAATAATTTAAATTTATCTAAGATTAAAGCTTTTTTATTAAATATGTATGTATATTGCTTTAATTACCAATACAATTGA
- the serS gene encoding serine--tRNA ligase — translation MLDLKFIRDNLDLVKRSIKARGLVLDIDKLIYLDDKRKKLITKIGELNAKRNENSSKMQENLDKVLKISLIETGKILKKQLIDLEEELERVSVDFDLENKKVPNILSPDVPIGSSEEDNFEIKRVGVVPQFDFKPKDHLELGRDLDLLDFDRAREISGSKFYYLKNEAVFLEIALINFSLNKLRDKGFDVFITPDVAREFIVDGIGFNPRGNESNIYKIEDTDKYLVGTSEITLGGYYYNKIIDLTLPIRMAGFSHCFRKEAGAYGQLSKGLYRVHQFSKVEMFCFCKAEESGVIHDEFLSIQEQIFTELEIPYRVLNICSFDLGSPAYKKYDIEAWMPGRDGKGGYGEVTSTSNCTDYQSRRLKIRYKDQDGQNKFAHMVNGTAIATTRVIISILENFQDQKGGVRIPKSLVKYTGFDYIPFKN, via the coding sequence ATGCTTGATCTGAAATTTATTAGAGATAACCTTGATCTTGTTAAGAGAAGTATTAAAGCAAGAGGCCTTGTTTTAGATATTGATAAGTTAATTTATCTTGATGATAAGAGAAAAAAACTAATTACCAAAATTGGTGAGCTTAATGCAAAAAGAAATGAAAATTCTTCTAAAATGCAAGAAAATCTTGATAAAGTTTTAAAAATCTCTTTAATAGAAACCGGAAAGATTTTGAAAAAACAGCTTATTGATCTAGAAGAAGAGCTTGAAAGAGTATCTGTTGATTTTGACCTTGAAAATAAGAAAGTGCCCAATATTTTGTCACCTGATGTGCCTATTGGCAGTAGTGAAGAAGATAATTTTGAAATAAAAAGGGTTGGAGTTGTTCCACAGTTTGATTTTAAGCCAAAAGATCATTTAGAGCTTGGCAGAGATTTAGATCTTCTAGATTTTGACAGAGCACGTGAGATTAGCGGGAGTAAATTTTATTATCTTAAAAATGAAGCAGTTTTTTTAGAAATTGCTCTTATTAATTTCTCTTTAAATAAATTAAGAGATAAAGGTTTTGATGTTTTTATTACTCCTGATGTTGCAAGAGAGTTTATAGTTGATGGAATAGGTTTTAATCCTCGTGGCAACGAAAGCAATATTTATAAGATTGAAGATACAGATAAATATCTTGTGGGCACTTCTGAAATTACGCTTGGCGGTTATTATTATAATAAAATAATAGATCTCACTTTGCCAATAAGAATGGCAGGGTTTTCACATTGTTTTCGAAAAGAAGCTGGAGCATATGGTCAGCTTTCAAAAGGTCTTTATAGAGTTCATCAGTTTAGCAAGGTGGAGATGTTTTGTTTTTGCAAAGCAGAAGAATCTGGAGTTATTCATGATGAATTTTTAAGTATTCAAGAGCAAATTTTTACTGAGCTTGAAATTCCTTATAGGGTTTTAAATATTTGTTCTTTTGATCTTGGTTCTCCAGCTTATAAAAAATATGATATTGAAGCTTGGATGCCTGGAAGAGACGGAAAAGGTGGTTATGGGGAGGTTACTTCAACTTCAAATTGTACAGATTATCAGTCAAGAAGGCTTAAGATTAGATACAAAGATCAAGATGGACAAAATAAATTTGCACACATGGTAAATGGAACAGCAATAGCTACAACAAGGGTTATTATTTCTATACTTGAAAACTTTCAGGATCAAAAGGGAGGAGTTAGAATTCCTAAAAGTTTGGTTAAGTATACAGGCTTTGATTATATTCCTTTTAAGAATTAG